AGCTGGAGCACGTCCATCCGCTCTTCGAGCGTCAGCACCTCCTCGGCCAGGTCGTCGCTCCCTAAAAGCACCGCCGAGTACGAGAGGTCGATGAGCAGCTCCGCGGTGTCTTTCATCTCCGCGAGCAGTTCCTTGACGCTCGCGGGTTCGTACTCGACCGCGCCGGGGGCGTCCATGCCCCGGCCTTGCATGGCTCCGGAGAAAAGCGTTGCCCGCCGCCGTCCAAGACGCCGGTCGCGGCCGTCCCCACCGCGGTCCCAACGCCTTTGCGACCGCGCGTGCCACCTCTTCACATGGCACTCGACACCGACGCCGTCGAGGCGGTGGCGTTCGACTCCTACGGGACGCTCGTCGACCCCGGATCGGTGACGGACGCGCTCGGCGAGCACGTCGACGACCCCGAACTGGTCGCCGAGCGCTGGCGGACCCGGTCGCTGGAGTACGCCTTCGTCGCCACGTCGACCGGCGAGTACGACACCTTCTACGAGCTGAACCGCCACGCGCTGCGGCAGGCGCTTCACACCGTCGATGCCGACCTCTCGGCCGACGAGCGCGACGAGGTGCTCGCGGCCTACCACGACCTGACCGTCTTCGACGACGTCCGGCCCGGGATGGAGCGGCTCGCCGACGCCGGCTACGACCTGTACGTGCTCTCGAACGGGAACCCCGAGATGCTCGACTCGATGGCCGACAGCGTCGGTCTCGACGGGCTCGTCGAGGAGTACGTCAGCGCCGACGAGATCCGCCGGTTCAAGCCGGCACCCGAGATCTACGAGCACGGCGCGGAGCGCATCGGCGTGCCGCCCGAGCGCGTCGCGTTCGTCGCGGCGGGCTGGTGGGACGTACCGGGCGCGCTCCACGCCGGGATGCAGGGTGTCTGGGTGAACCGGGCGGACGACATCTGGGGCCCCTACGAGGTCGAACCGGACCTGACCGTGGCGGCGTTCGACGAACTGGCCGACGAACTCGACGCGTAGTCGCTGGCCCCGTCGCTGTCCGCCGGCGTACCGACGTGTCGCGGTCCCTGCCGTGATCGTTCGTTGGCTCACGCGGGAGCTGACGCGGGAAACGATAATGCTTTTCCGGGATGGTGAGCAACTCTCACGGTATGTCCGACGAGCTGAAGAAGGGGCTTGAGGGTGTGCTTGTCGCGGAGTCCGGGCTGAGCCACATCGACGGCGACGAGGGTCGTCTCGTCTACCGCGGCTACGCCATCGAGGACCTGGCACGGGAGGCGAGCTACGAGGAGGTCCTCTACCTGCTCTGGCACGGCCACCTCCCGGACGCGGGGGAGCTCGCCACGTTCGCCGACGAGATGGCGGCCGAGCGCGAGGTCGACGACGGCGTGCTGGCGACCGTCCGGGAGCTCGCCGAGCAGGACGAGGACCCGATGGCCGCGCTCCGGACCGCGGTGTCGATGCTCTCTGCCTACGACCCGGACGACTCCGACCACGCGCCGGACGACCGGGAAGCCAACCTCCGGAAGGGCCGCCGGCTCACCGCGAAGATCCCGACGATCCTCGCAGCGTACAACCGGATCCGGAACGGGCAAGAGCCCGTCGCACCCCGGGAGGACCTCGACCACGCCGCGAACTTCCTCTACATGCTGAACGGCGAGGAGCCCGACGACGTGCTCGCCGAGACGTTCGACATGGCGCTGGTGCTCCACGCCGACCACGGCCTGAACGCCTCGACGTTCGCCGCGATGGTCACCTCCAGCACGCTCGCGGACCTGCACAGCGCCGTCACCTCCGCCATCGGGACGCTGTCGGGCGGCCTGCACGGCGGCGCGAACCAGAACGTGATGCGGATGCTGAAGGAGGTCGACGACAGCGACAAGGAGCCGGTGACGTGGGTCGAGGACGCGCTAGACGAGGGTCGGCGCGTCCCCGGCTTCGGCCACCGCGTGTACAACGTCAAGGACCCCCGCGCGAAGATCCTCGGCGAGGAGTCCGAGGCGCTCGGCGAGGCCGCCGGCGACACGAAGTGGTACGAGTACAGCGTCGCCATCGAGGAGTACATGGCCGAGGAGAAAGGCATCGCGCCCAACGTCGACTTCTACTCCGCCTCGACGTACTACCAGATGGGCATCCCGATCGACATCTACACCCCCATCTTCGCGATGAGCCGCGCCGGCGGCTGGATCGCTCACGTGCTCGAACAGTACGAGGACAACCGCCTCATCCGGCCGCGCGCCCGGTACGTCGGTGCCGAGAGCGAGGAGTTCGTCCCGGTCGACGAGCGCTGATACGGTCGATACTTTTCCGATCCGCGACCCTGTGGGATACTCCCACATCACACACACCTCCGTTCGGGACGCGCCCGGTAACCGGCTACTACCCCGGATCCCGAAACGTTTCAAAACCGCTTCTTGCGTACGCTGTCGGTTGGTATCGACCGTAATCGAGTATTACTGCAGCCGAACGATGCGGCCGCGATCGACGACGAAGTAAGCATCAACTACTCGCCACGTCGTCGCACTAGCCGCCGTATAACCAAGTCCGTCAAGCCGCTTGTGGTGAACCGGGGGAGGGGGAAGAGTCCCGGACGCGGACGCGACGCAACCAACCATGAGCACGAACACGCCGACAACCGATTCGGGGTCGCCTGGGGAGGAACTACACGCCGTTACCGTGGCGAACGACGGGGAGCCGGACGAGTGTACGCTCTACCCGCGAGGGAGCACCGGTCTCGACCGGATGTCGACGTGGATCACGGCCGAGGGCGGGGCGTTCGTCGACCTCGACTCGGTCAGGTAGTCCGTGTGACTCCGTGCCGAACGACGCCCGACGGACGGGCGTCGGACGGGCGCACGACGCCGATTTGATCCCGACGCTGTCGTCCGGTTTCACTTTCACCCTACACACCTGAGCTTTATGCTTCATCCCGTGCCTCCGTAGGACGCACGCCACACGCACCGTGCATTCCCCTCTCCCCTTTGGCCACCGCATCCCCAGTCGCGTCGCCGTCGGTCACACAGTTTCCTAAATCATTAACCACGCGGAGCAGAAGGCTCGACCATGCTCGATATTTCGGACGTTCGCGAGGCCCGCGAACGGGTGTCCGAGACGGCACGCCGGACGCCGCTCGACTACTCCCACACCTTCTCGACGATGACCGGTGCGGAGGTGTCCCTGAAACTGGAGAACTTCCAGCGGACGGGGTCGTTCAAGATCCGCGGGGCGACGAACCGGATCAAGACGCTTACGGACGCCGAAAAAACTGCGGGCGTCGTCACGGCCAGCGCGGGCAACCACGCGCAGGGCGTCGCGCTTGCCGCCTCGCGGGTCGGGGTCGACTCGAAGATCGTCATGCCGGAGAACGCGCCGATCTCCAAGATCAAGGCGACGCGGAGCTACGGCGCTGAGGTGGTGCTCCACGGCGCGGACTACGACGAGGCGGCCGAGCGCGCCCACGAGATAGAGCGCGCGGAGGACCGGACGTACGTCCACGCGTTCGACGACGAGATGGTGATGGCCGGTCAGGGGACGATCGGCCTGGAGATCGTCGAGGACTGCCCGGAGGTCGACACCGTCGTCGTCCCCATCGGCGGCGGCGGGCTGATCAGCGGTATCGCCACCGCGGTCAAGGCGTACGACCCCGAGATCCGGGTGGTCGGCGTACAGGCCGAAGGGGCATCCTCCGTCGCCACCTCGCTGCAGAAGGGCGCGATCCACGAACTCGACGCCGTCGACACGATCGCGGACGGTATCGCCACCCGGAGCGTCGGCGAACGCCCGTTCGAGGTGATCCAGGAGCGCGTCGACGAGGTCGCCACGGTGCCCGACGGCGACATCGCCATGGCGATCACCCATCTGCTCGAACGCTCGAAGACGATGGTGGAGGGCGCGGGTGCGGTCCCGCTGGCGGCGGTGCTGGAGGGCCACCTCGACTACGACGAGGACGAGGTCATCGTCCCCGCGCTCTGTGGCGGGAACATCGACCTGAACATGCTAACGACGGTGATCATGCGCGGCCTGGTTGAGACCGGCCGGTACCTGAAGGTGCGCACCGTCCTGGAGGACCAGCCCGGATCCCTTGAGAACCTGCTCGAAGTCATCGCCGACATGCGCGCGAACATCTACGCCATCCAGCACGACCGCACCTCCCGGGAGATCGGCATGAGCGACACGGAGGTCGAACTCGACCTGGAGACCCGCGGTCCCGAGCACGTCGACCGCTTGCTGGCGGAGCTGCGGGACCAGGGGTACGAGGTCGACGTGCTGGTGTAGCCGTCGGCCGCCGAAGCTACTGACCTTTAAGTCCCCACCGGCCGACGGTTTCGGCATGAAACGCGTCATCGAGACACCCGACGCCCCCGCCGCAGTGGGCGCGTACAGTCAGGGAACGACGGACGGATCGATCGTCTTTACCGCGGGCCAGATCCCCATGACGGCCGACGGCGACCTGCTCGACGACGAGTCAATCACCGTCCAGACGCGGCAGGCGCTGGAGAACGTCTCGGCTATCCTCGAGGAGGAGGGCGCGACGGTCGAGGACGCCCTGAAGGTGACGGTGTACATGGACGACATCGACGACTTCGACGAGATGAACGAGGCGTACAAGGAGTACTTCCTCGACAACCCGCCCGCCAGAAGCGCCGTCGAGGTCGCCGCCCTGCCGAAGGGCGTCGGCGTCGAGATCGAGGCGATCGCCACGCTCGATTGACCGCGACGCCCGCCGCCCGGAGCGACGCAGCATGAGACCTCGTGTCAAGTCCAGCCTCCTCTGGGGCGTCGTCGGTGCGCTCGCCTTCCTCGTGCTGTATCAGGGGTACCTGCTGTTCGACGGGGAGGGGGTTCCGGTGCCCGCGGTCGCGGCCGTCGCGGTCGCGGTCGCGACGGGGGCGACTACCCTCTCCTATCTCGGGGAGGGCTGGCTGGCCGGACGGAACGGAAGGGTTTAAACGGTCCTCCCGATTACACCCGAGTGCGTGCCAGGATGGCCGAACGGCAAGGCGCACGCCTGGAAAGCGTGTTCCCTTTCGGGATTCTGGGTTCAAATCCCAGTCCTGGCGTTTCCTCGACCGTAATCCGAACGCGGAGCGACTGCAACGGATAGGCCTCTCGTCGGTGGGCCTCTAGTCCCGGCGTTTTCGTATCGACAAAATATCGTCCCGGACAGCGGCGGCCGGCGCTGTCCGTCGGTGACGGCCCGGCCGTCGCGGCGGTTGCGGGTCGACGGGACGGCCGGCGACGGGGTGCGTGGAGCGTGTGAACTATGCGGTGGCCGCAGGTGTCGCCGGACGGTCCCGTCGGCGTGGTCGGGCCGGCGCGGTCACGGTCGAACCTCGACCGGGTTCTCGACCGCGATCCACTGCCCGGCACGCGCCGGGTCCCGGATCTCGAACCACCCGCTTTCGCAGACGACGGCTTCGCAGTTGTCGGTCATACCCACCGGGTGACTTGGTCCGTCACCCGGCCGTGGCTACGGTCGAACCCACCTTCAGTACACGCCGAATAACGACGCGACGCGCCCCGAAGGCCCCGACTACCGCCGAACGCGGGAGTTTTCCCCCAGCAGGACCGACGGGTGGTCATGTGTGGTCGCTACAGCCTGTTCGCCCCGCGAGAGGACGTGGCCGACCTGCTCGGCGTCGACCCCGGGGCGGCGACGGCGGTCGAACCGCGGTACAACATGGCCCCCGGTCAGGACCTCCCCGTCGTGCGCGACGCCGCCGCCGACCGCGTCGAACGCCTTCGCTGGGGGCTGGTACCCCCCTGGGCCGACGACGACGGGTCGGGACTGATCAACGCCCGAGCGGAGACCGTCGCGGACAAGCCGAGCTTTCGGGACGCGTTCGCACAGTCCCACGCGGCCGACGGCCCGCGGGCCGGGCGGTGTCTCGTTCCCGCTGACGGGTTCTACGAGTGGGTCGAAACCGACGGCGGGAAACGGCCCTACCGCGTCGCGTTCGAGGACGACCGGCCGTTCCTGATGGCCGGCCTCTGGGCGACGTGGGAGACCGAAGTGGAACAGGTGGGTCTCGACGCGTTCGGCGACGGCGACCCGGAGACGGAGACACGACGCGTCGACTCCTTCACCGTCGTCACGACCGAACCGAACGACCTCGTCGCCGACCTCCACCACCGGATGGCGGTCATCCTCGACGACGACGCGGCCGAGCGGTGGCTCACCGCCGACCCCGACGACGCGCTCGACCTGCTCGACACGTATCCGGCCGACGAGATGCGTGCCTACCCGGTGTCGACCGCCGTCAACGACCCGTCGAACGACTCGCCGGCGCTCGTCGAACCCGCCGACTAGACACATATAAAGAGCGGCGGCGGCTCCGGATCACCCGTGGTAGCGCCGCGGTACCGAATGACATGGTGCTACCCACCGAACGGCTCCCTGCTTGCGATTAAACGGAACAGTAAGTTACGGCGCGCTGTCGTCGATCGGATCGACAACACAATCTTTATATAGAATCACATTCATACTTCGAGGTGACTATGAGCCAGCGAATGCAGCAGGGGCAGCCGATGATCGTAATGAGCGAGGAGTCCCAGCGCGTCAAGGACCAGGACGCGCAGAACTACAACATCTCCGCGGCGCGTGCGGTGGCGGAGGCGGTTCGCTCCACGCTCGGCCCGAAAGGAATGGACAAGATGCTCGTCGACTCGATGGGTGACGTGACCATCACGAACGACGGCGTCACCATCCTCCAGGAGATGGACATCGACAACCCGACGGCCGAGATGATCATCGAGGTCGCCGAGACACAGGAGGACGAGGCCGGTGACGGCACCACGACGGCCGTCGCCATCGCCGGTGAGCTCCTGAAGAACGCCGAGGACCTCCTCGAACAGGACATCCACCCGACGGCGATCATCCGCGGGTTCCACCTCGCAAGCGAGCAGGCCCGCGAGGAGGTCAACAACGTCGCCGAGGACGTCGACGCCGACGACGAGGAGCTGCTCCGCTCCGTCGCCGAGACGTCGATGACCGGCAAGGGCGCGGAGCTGAACAAGGAGCATCTCTCCCAGCTCATCGTCGACGCCGTCTCGGCAGTCACCGTCGACGACACGCCCGACCTGGAGTTCCTCAACATCGAGACCCAGACCGGCCGCTCGGCCGGCGAGTCCGAGCTGATCAACGGCGGCACCGTCAGCAAGGACCCCGTCCACGACGACATGCCCACGTCCGTCGAGGACGCCGACGTCCTCCTGCTCGACCAGGCCATCGAGGTCGAGGAGACCAACGTCGACACCGAGGTCTCCGTGACGGACCCCGACCAGCTCCAGCAGTTCCTCGACCAGGAGGAGGAGCAGCTCAAGGAGAAGGTCGACAAGATCGCCGCCTCCGGCGCTGACGTCGTCTTCTGCCAGAAGGGCATCGACGACCTCGCCCAGCACTACCTCGCGAAGGAGGGCATCCTCGCCGTCCGCCGCGCGAAGAAGTCCGACATCGAGTTCCTCAAGGAGGTCGTCGGCGCGAACATCGTCTCCGACCTCAACAGCCTCTCCGCGGACGACCTCGGCTTCGGCGACGTGACCCGCGACGCCGAGGACGAGCTGTTCTACGTCACGGGCGAGGACACCCACGGCGTGACGCTCATCCTCCGCGGCTCGACCGACCACGTGGTCGACGAGCTGGAGCGCGGCGTCAACGACGCGCTCGACGTCGTCGCCCAGACCGTCTCCGACGGCCGCGTCGTCGCCGGCGGCGGTGCCATCGAGGTCGAGGTCGCCAGCCGCCTGCGCGACTTCGCCGACGGCGTCGAGGGCCGCGAGCAGCTGGCCGTCGAGGCGTTCGCCGACTCGCTGGAGCTCGTCCCGCGCGTCCTCGCCGAGAACGCCGGGCTGGACTCCATCGACACGCTCGTCGACCTGCGCGCCGACCACGAGGCCGGCGACGTCCGCGCGGGCCTGAACGTGTTCTCCTCCAGCGTCGAGGACACCTTTGACGCCGGCGTCGTCGAGCCCGCACACGCCAAGGAGCAGGCGCTCTCGTCTGCCACCGAGGCCGCGAACCTCGTGCTCAAGATCGACGACATCATCTCCGCCGGCGACCTCTCGACCGACAAGGAGGACGACGAGGCCGGCGGCCCCGGCGGTGCCGGCGGCATGGGCGGCATGGGCGGCGGCATGGGCGGCATGATGTAAACTCGGCTCACACCGACTACATCACCCCCTGACTGCTGTTCCGTTCGCTCACCGATCTGTTGCGATCCGATTTTTCCCGCGGTACCGATGGCCCGTACGTCGGAGACTTAACGGTCGGTACTGCGTCGGCGATGTCGCTGCGCGATGCCTGTCACGACAACGTGGCCGGGAGCGCGTGCCGCGAACGGACGTGAGCGGCCGCGCGAGGACGCGGAACGCGGCTGGGACTCCAGCGCGTGTCGGCCGCCGAGGCCGACCGCGCAACACAGGCTGTCCTGGTGGATAACGAAGGGCGAGCGAGGCGCTTCCCAAGCGCCGAGCGAGGGCTTTACCGTCGGCTGTACGTCTACGAAGGATCTCGGCACCAGAGGTGCCGAGTCCTTCGGGCCGGTACAGCCGGCGGTATTAGTCCTGGATATCCAGTTCGAACTGCTCGTTCTCGCTGGCGGCGTCCAGTACGACGCTGGTGTTGCTCTCGTTGATGTCCGGGTCCGTCAGCAGTTTCTTGATCTGGGCGTTCATCCCGTCGGTGTCCTGGAACTTGCCGATGGCGATGATGTCGTAGTTGCCGGTGACCTCGTACACGCTTATCATCTGCTTGTGGCCCTCGAGCCGGCCGGTGATGTCCGGGAGGGCGTTCCCCTCGACTTTCAGCTGGATGATCGCCGTCACGTCGTAGCCGAGCGCGCTGTAGTCGACGACCGGTGTGTACCCGTCGATGACGCCCTCCTCCTCCAGGTCCGAGAGGTGGTTCGACACCGTCGTCACCGAGACGTCCAGTTCCTCGCCGAGGCTCCGCAGGCTCGCGCGACCGTCGTTCAAAAGTGCATTCACTAGCTCCGCGTCGAGATTTTCGTACGTCATTACTTCGGGGGTCGTTCTCCAGGCATTAGAATTTAACGAATATCCAATTTCATCCGTATAGGGGAAGAATTGCGCAGAGGGACAGGACTTTAGTAGTAGGCATATTTGACTACGGTGACGAGAAAGATGACAACCGGAAATCTTGCAGACGAGGCCGATGGCCTCACCGAGGCGGAGGAAGCGGTGTTAGAGGAGATCGAGGAGGAGAACGTCAAGTTCGTCCGGCTGCAGTTCACCGACATCACCGGCACGGTCAAGAACGTCTCCATCCCGGCGGGGCAGGTCGAGAAAGCGTTCAAAGAGGGCATCTGGTTCGACGGCTCCTCGATCGAGGGGTTCGTCCGGATCCAGGAGTCGGACATGCGCCTCGAACCCGACCCCGAGACGTTCGCGGTCCTCCCGTGGCGGACCGACGACAACGCGGCCAGCGCCCGTCTCATCTGTGACGTGGCAAACACCGACGGGACGCCGTTCGAGGGCGGCCCACGGCAGGTCCTGAAAAGCGTCATTGAGCGCGCCGAGTCGATGGGCTACGAGATCTCCATCGGTCCCGAGCCGGAGTTCTTCCTGTTCGAGAAGGACGAGCACGGGAAGGCGACGACAAATCCCCACGACTCCGGCGGCTACTTCGACCTCGCGCCCAAGGACCTCGCGTCCGACGTGCGCCGCGAGATCATCTTCACGCTGGAGGACATGGGCTTCGAGATCGAGGCCAGCCACCACGAGGTCGCCGAGGGCCAACACGAGATCAACTTCAAGTACGACGACGCGCTGGGCACGGCCGACAACATCGCGACGTTCCGCGCGGTCGTCCGCGCCGTCGCCGAGCAGCACGACCTGCACGCGACGTTCATGCCCAAGCCGATCGGCGAGATCAACGGCTCCGGCATGCACAGCCACATCTCGCTGTTCGACGAGGACGGCAACGCCTTCGCCGACGACGACGACGAGTTCAACCTCTCGGAGCTCGCGTACAACTTCATGGGCGGCGTCCTGAACCACGCCCAGGCGTTCACGGCCGTCACGAACCCGACCGTCAACTCCTACAAGCGCCTCGTCCCCGGTTACGAGGCCCCGGTGTACATCGCGTGGTCCGACGTGAACCGCTCGGCGCTGATCCGCGTCCCCGACGCGGCCGGCACGAGCGCCCGGTTCGAGATCCGCAGCCCGGACCCGTCGTGTAACCCCTACCTCGCGTACGCCGCGGTCATCTCCGCCGGCCTGGAGGGCATCGAGAACGACGCCGACCCCGGCGACCCGGTCCGCGAGGACATCTACGAGTTCGACGACGAGAAGCGGGAGGAGTACGGCATCGAGACGCTCCCCCCGAACCTCGGCGCGGCCGTCGACGCCCTGGAGGAGGACGAGGTCATCACCGAAGCGCTGGGCGACCACGTCAGCGAGAAGTTCGCCGAGGCGAAGAACGCCGACTACGCGGACTACAAGACCCACGTCAGCTCGTGGGAGGAGGAGAAGTACCTGGAGAAGTTCTAACTCGGCCGACCTACGCTTTTTTCGTCCGGACGACTGCACCGGGTGCGACGATGATACCGCCGACGCCCAGCGCCGCCACCGCGACGACTGCCACCCGCGGCAGCGGGACGACGAGCCAGAGCGCCGCGACCGCACCGAGCACAGCGGCCGTGACGAGCGCGTAGCCGACGCCGACGGTCGATCGGGGCCACGGCTCCGCCGGGACCGCCACGAGGTGCCACGCGGCCAGCGCGCCGGCGGCCGCGCCGAACGCTGCGAGCGGGTCCGTCGCGCCGCCGCTGACCGCGACCGCGACGACCCCCGCGACCGTCGCCGCGCCGAACGCGAGCGCCGGCCCGTCCTCGACGCGGTCGACGGCGGCCGCTATCCCCGCCAAATACGCCGCGCCGACGGCCACGCCGGCGACCACGTCGACCAGGTAGTGGACGCCAAGCACCAGCCGCGAGAGGGAGATGACGACGACCAGCCCCCCTGCGGCGGCGAACCGCTGCCGGCGGGTTCCCACGTCGGTCCACAGGGCCAGCGCGCCCCACACTGCGGCGCTGCCGACCGCGTGGCCGCTCGGGAAGCCGTAGCTCTCGGCGCTGACGGTCTCGGCGTACACCGGTTCGAACGCGGCCGGCACCGCCGCCGGTAGCGCTGGCGGCGCGACTGGGGGCCGGGGGAGCGCGAAGGCGTGCTTGAGCGCCAGCGTCAGCGCCACCGCGCCGAGCGCGACCCCGACGATCCGGGCGGCGCGGTCGCGGTCCCAGTACCAGTACAGCAGTGAGAGGATCAGGACGTACAGCCAGATGTCGCCCAGCTGGGTCACCAGCGCGAAGGCGGCCGCGACGCTCTCGGGCAGCAGTTCGCGGAGGGCGTCGACCGCCGCGCCACCGCGGCTCATGAGCGCCAGTCGCCGACCGCGTTCCGCAGGCGACCGGGCAGGCCGAGCACCGAAAGTCCCGCGCCCACCAGCATCATCAGGACGTAGAGGCCGAGCGTCGACAGCCAGACGACGAGCATGGCGAGGATCGCCCAGCCGCCCGACAGCAGGTAGAACGCGCCGATCGTCATCGCGGTGCCGTACAGCAGGACGAGGTACGGCCCCCAGCCGCGGGCGTGGCCCCGTCGGACCCGCCTGCGGACGTACCGTTTCAGGTCGTGCTCTATCTCCTCGCGGTGGACCGTCCGGTCCTCGATATCGTCCTCGAACGCCGCCAGCTCCTCGCGGAGCCGCTCGACCTCGGCTTCGAGGTCCTCCCCGTCGTCCGCTTCCTCGTCGTCCGCGCCGGGAGCCGTGTCAGGGTCGTCAGCCGATGGTCCACCGGTCGCGGCCGTGTCGTCCTCCTCGGTCATCGGTCGGGTCGTCCGTAACTGTCGACCGCCCGGGTGTTGTACTTGCCGGTCCGCCCGGTCGGCGTACCCGGTCCTGACGGCGTTGACCACCGCACCGAGCATGAGCAGTATCGCGCCGACGTACAGCCACGTCACCAGCAGCAGGACGCCGCCGAGGACGCCGTAGGCGGCGTACGCGTCGGCGCTGGCGGCGTACACGCGGAACCCGGTGCCGAGCACCGTCCACCCGGTCGCAGCGAGGACGGCCCCCGGCAGGGCGTCCCGGAGCGACAGCGGTACGTTCGGGAACACGTAGTACAGCGGGAGGAAGACGACGACGAGCGTGAGAAAGCCCGCCAGCGACGCCAGCTCGCCCGCGAACGGGCCGCCGAGGACGGCGACCGCCGCGGCGACGCCGGCGACCGCGGCTCCGCCCGCGCCGACCGCGAACAGGACGACCGCGCCGTCGCGCAGTTCGGTGACCAGCGTCCCCTCGTCGGTCGTGCCGAACACCTGCGAGAACGCGCTGTCGAGGCCGCGGAACACCTTCAGACCGCCCCACAGCAGCCCGCCGACGCCGACGAGCGTCGCGCCGCCCCGGCCGGCGTCGGCCGTCAGCGCGTCCCGGATCAGGTCCGCCCCGGTCGGCGTGAGGAGCTGGTCGGCGGTAGCGACGACCGCATCGGCAAGCGCGTCGCCGCCCAGCACGCTCGCCACGACCAGCGCGAGCAACAGCAGCGGCACCAGCGAGACGAAGGCGTAGTACGCGATGCCGGCTGCCAGGAACGTGACCTGTCGCTCCCGCACGACGGCGACGACGCTCCGCACGAATCCGACGGCTCCAGTGACGCTCCGGCGCACGACGGACCCTTCGCCGGCCGGACACTAATGGCTCGCGCTCCCGACGGG
The genomic region above belongs to Halostella salina and contains:
- a CDS encoding RidA family protein — its product is MKRVIETPDAPAAVGAYSQGTTDGSIVFTAGQIPMTADGDLLDDESITVQTRQALENVSAILEEEGATVEDALKVTVYMDDIDDFDEMNEAYKEYFLDNPPARSAVEVAALPKGVGVEIEAIATLD
- the glnA gene encoding type I glutamate--ammonia ligase, translated to MTTGNLADEADGLTEAEEAVLEEIEEENVKFVRLQFTDITGTVKNVSIPAGQVEKAFKEGIWFDGSSIEGFVRIQESDMRLEPDPETFAVLPWRTDDNAASARLICDVANTDGTPFEGGPRQVLKSVIERAESMGYEISIGPEPEFFLFEKDEHGKATTNPHDSGGYFDLAPKDLASDVRREIIFTLEDMGFEIEASHHEVAEGQHEINFKYDDALGTADNIATFRAVVRAVAEQHDLHATFMPKPIGEINGSGMHSHISLFDEDGNAFADDDDEFNLSELAYNFMGGVLNHAQAFTAVTNPTVNSYKRLVPGYEAPVYIAWSDVNRSALIRVPDAAGTSARFEIRSPDPSCNPYLAYAAVISAGLEGIENDADPGDPVREDIYEFDDEKREEYGIETLPPNLGAAVDALEEDEVITEALGDHVSEKFAEAKNADYADYKTHVSSWEEEKYLEKF
- a CDS encoding SOS response-associated peptidase, yielding MCGRYSLFAPREDVADLLGVDPGAATAVEPRYNMAPGQDLPVVRDAAADRVERLRWGLVPPWADDDGSGLINARAETVADKPSFRDAFAQSHAADGPRAGRCLVPADGFYEWVETDGGKRPYRVAFEDDRPFLMAGLWATWETEVEQVGLDAFGDGDPETETRRVDSFTVVTTEPNDLVADLHHRMAVILDDDAAERWLTADPDDALDLLDTYPADEMRAYPVSTAVNDPSNDSPALVEPAD
- the lrp gene encoding HTH-type transcriptional regulator Lrp translates to MTYENLDAELVNALLNDGRASLRSLGEELDVSVTTVSNHLSDLEEEGVIDGYTPVVDYSALGYDVTAIIQLKVEGNALPDITGRLEGHKQMISVYEVTGNYDIIAIGKFQDTDGMNAQIKKLLTDPDINESNTSVVLDAASENEQFELDIQD
- the ilvA gene encoding threonine ammonia-lyase; amino-acid sequence: MLDISDVREARERVSETARRTPLDYSHTFSTMTGAEVSLKLENFQRTGSFKIRGATNRIKTLTDAEKTAGVVTASAGNHAQGVALAASRVGVDSKIVMPENAPISKIKATRSYGAEVVLHGADYDEAAERAHEIERAEDRTYVHAFDDEMVMAGQGTIGLEIVEDCPEVDTVVVPIGGGGLISGIATAVKAYDPEIRVVGVQAEGASSVATSLQKGAIHELDAVDTIADGIATRSVGERPFEVIQERVDEVATVPDGDIAMAITHLLERSKTMVEGAGAVPLAAVLEGHLDYDEDEVIVPALCGGNIDLNMLTTVIMRGLVETGRYLKVRTVLEDQPGSLENLLEVIADMRANIYAIQHDRTSREIGMSDTEVELDLETRGPEHVDRLLAELRDQGYEVDVLV
- the citZ gene encoding citrate synthase, whose translation is MSDELKKGLEGVLVAESGLSHIDGDEGRLVYRGYAIEDLAREASYEEVLYLLWHGHLPDAGELATFADEMAAEREVDDGVLATVRELAEQDEDPMAALRTAVSMLSAYDPDDSDHAPDDREANLRKGRRLTAKIPTILAAYNRIRNGQEPVAPREDLDHAANFLYMLNGEEPDDVLAETFDMALVLHADHGLNASTFAAMVTSSTLADLHSAVTSAIGTLSGGLHGGANQNVMRMLKEVDDSDKEPVTWVEDALDEGRRVPGFGHRVYNVKDPRAKILGEESEALGEAAGDTKWYEYSVAIEEYMAEEKGIAPNVDFYSASTYYQMGIPIDIYTPIFAMSRAGGWIAHVLEQYEDNRLIRPRARYVGAESEEFVPVDER
- a CDS encoding DUF7511 domain-containing protein → MSTNTPTTDSGSPGEELHAVTVANDGEPDECTLYPRGSTGLDRMSTWITAEGGAFVDLDSVR
- the thsB gene encoding thermosome subunit beta; amino-acid sequence: MQQGQPMIVMSEESQRVKDQDAQNYNISAARAVAEAVRSTLGPKGMDKMLVDSMGDVTITNDGVTILQEMDIDNPTAEMIIEVAETQEDEAGDGTTTAVAIAGELLKNAEDLLEQDIHPTAIIRGFHLASEQAREEVNNVAEDVDADDEELLRSVAETSMTGKGAELNKEHLSQLIVDAVSAVTVDDTPDLEFLNIETQTGRSAGESELINGGTVSKDPVHDDMPTSVEDADVLLLDQAIEVEETNVDTEVSVTDPDQLQQFLDQEEEQLKEKVDKIAASGADVVFCQKGIDDLAQHYLAKEGILAVRRAKKSDIEFLKEVVGANIVSDLNSLSADDLGFGDVTRDAEDELFYVTGEDTHGVTLILRGSTDHVVDELERGVNDALDVVAQTVSDGRVVAGGGAIEVEVASRLRDFADGVEGREQLAVEAFADSLELVPRVLAENAGLDSIDTLVDLRADHEAGDVRAGLNVFSSSVEDTFDAGVVEPAHAKEQALSSATEAANLVLKIDDIISAGDLSTDKEDDEAGGPGGAGGMGGMGGGMGGMM
- a CDS encoding haloacid dehalogenase type II, with the protein product MALDTDAVEAVAFDSYGTLVDPGSVTDALGEHVDDPELVAERWRTRSLEYAFVATSTGEYDTFYELNRHALRQALHTVDADLSADERDEVLAAYHDLTVFDDVRPGMERLADAGYDLYVLSNGNPEMLDSMADSVGLDGLVEEYVSADEIRRFKPAPEIYEHGAERIGVPPERVAFVAAGWWDVPGALHAGMQGVWVNRADDIWGPYEVEPDLTVAAFDELADELDA